Genomic DNA from Rhodothermales bacterium:
TGACGCAGGTTGACAAAATTGACACCCTTCACCGTCTGGCCATCCTTGATGTCGAGACATGGTATGATACGCCTGGTGAGCACTAGCCAACGGTAGCCCCCAACAGGAAATTCCTCAATATGTGCTCGCCCACGTCGCCGCTCTTCTCCGGATGAAACTGAACGGCCTGAAAATTCCGTACCTGAACCGCCGACGCAAAGCGCGTCGAGTAGTCGGTGAAGGCTGTCACGTTCTCGCCCGTTTCAACGTAGTAGGAATGCGCGAAGTAAGCGAACGCACCGTCAGCGACGCCGCTGAACAGCGATCCGACAAGTCCATCGATCGCGTTCCACCCCACATGAGGCACTTTAAGACTGTCATCAAAATGCCGAACGTCGTGCGGAAGAATTCCAAGGCACGGGGTGTCGTTCTCTTCCGACCATCGACACATGAGTTGAAGCCCGAGACATATTCCCAGTACCGGTTGACTCAGCCCTGTCAGGACTTCGTCAAGGCCACGCTCGCGAAGATATGCCATCGCCGAACTTGCCTCACCCTGGCCGGGGAAGATCACGCGATCAGCACTCTCGAGTTCTTCCGGGTCGTCGGTCCACACCGGTTCCAGTCCGAGGCGACGAATGGCGAACATGACCGACAGCACGTTGCCGGCATTGTACTTGACGACCGCGACGTTCATAGTACGCCTTTGGTGCTCGGGATCCTGTCGTCGTCCTCTCGTCTTGACGATGCCTGTCGGATGCATCGGCCGAAGGCCTTGAACACAGACTCAATCATGTGATGCTCATTCTCGCCCTCAACCGCAATGTTGATGTTACACCGGGCCGCATCTGAAAACGACTTGAAGAAATGAATGAACATCTCGGTCGGCATATCTCCGATCATCTCTCGACGGAACTTGGCATCCCACACAAGCCAACTTCGTCCCGACCAGTCAAACGCTACCCTTGCCAGAGCGTCGTCCATCGGCAGGACAAATGCATAACGCTCCACACCTCGCTTGTCTCCTATGGCTTGAGCAAACGCTTGCCCCAGACCTATCGCGGTGTCTTCGATCGTATGGTGCTCGTCGATGTTGAGATCTCC
This window encodes:
- the hisH gene encoding imidazole glycerol phosphate synthase subunit HisH, with product MNVAVVKYNAGNVLSVMFAIRRLGLEPVWTDDPEELESADRVIFPGQGEASSAMAYLRERGLDEVLTGLSQPVLGICLGLQLMCRWSEENDTPCLGILPHDVRHFDDSLKVPHVGWNAIDGLVGSLFSGVADGAFAYFAHSYYVETGENVTAFTDYSTRFASAVQVRNFQAVQFHPEKSGDVGEHILRNFLLGATVG
- a CDS encoding imidazole glycerol phosphate synthase subunit HisF (catalyzes the conversion of 5-[(5-phospho-1-deoxyribulos-1-ylamino)methylideneamino]-1-(5-phosphoribosyl)imidazole-4-carboxamideand glutamine to imidazole-glycerol phosphate, 5-aminoimidazol-4-carboxamideribonucleotide and glutamate; the HisF subunit acts as a cyclase) translates to MLTRRIIPCLDIKDGQTVKGVNFVNLR